Proteins co-encoded in one Natronorubrum daqingense genomic window:
- a CDS encoding RimK family alpha-L-glutamate ligase: MAATDTHPVDDPVTVGVLSLHTSKETKAILNAVDRLGHETEWLRTENTSISVTDGSVVLEPHVDIIANRVLLSKTEQPAEELGIVNTFAQLVPTLNEPSTVLTAIHKLSTATTLAANDVRTPDVTLALNSEQLNAVRDRYGEEAVYKTAIGTHGGGTWKVSGDDPINAKVGNRYAFLQQLIDRDDARHRDVRIYVVDGEIIAAMYRYAPDNDWRTNVALGGDVEDATDDLPAEAREMARRAANAIGLDYAGVDLVEGDEGWFVLEVNPTAGFKGLFSATHVSPAPYIAKLAIERAGGDVDDERVEELSAVLDDSQPAAQPVQTPQNEPEPSVIGYTEEIVLSGTSGSTSVYAKSDTGATRTSIDTALAAEIGAGPIKSITRIRSGSSKTAKSRPVVDVVVGVGGNQHTVTASVEDRSHMDYPVILGRDILGNYQVDVSRRVDGDTPDTPEEE, encoded by the coding sequence ATGGCTGCGACCGATACTCATCCTGTGGACGATCCCGTTACCGTCGGGGTGTTGAGCCTCCACACGAGCAAGGAGACGAAGGCGATTCTGAACGCCGTCGACAGACTGGGCCACGAGACCGAGTGGCTCCGAACGGAAAACACCTCGATCAGTGTCACCGACGGCAGCGTCGTCCTCGAGCCACACGTCGACATCATCGCGAACAGAGTGTTACTCTCGAAGACCGAACAGCCCGCGGAGGAACTCGGCATCGTGAACACGTTCGCACAGCTCGTCCCGACGCTCAACGAACCGTCGACGGTTCTCACGGCGATCCACAAGCTCTCGACGGCGACGACGCTCGCGGCGAACGACGTCCGGACGCCAGACGTCACGCTCGCGTTGAACAGCGAGCAGTTGAACGCCGTTCGAGACAGGTACGGGGAAGAAGCGGTTTACAAGACGGCAATCGGAACCCACGGCGGCGGGACCTGGAAGGTCAGTGGCGACGATCCGATCAACGCCAAAGTCGGCAACCGATACGCGTTTTTACAGCAACTTATCGATCGAGACGACGCCCGCCACCGGGACGTCCGTATCTACGTCGTCGACGGTGAGATTATCGCAGCAATGTATCGATACGCCCCCGATAACGACTGGCGGACGAACGTTGCGCTCGGCGGCGACGTCGAAGACGCGACCGACGACCTCCCAGCGGAGGCTCGAGAGATGGCTCGACGGGCGGCTAACGCGATCGGACTCGACTACGCCGGCGTCGACCTCGTCGAAGGCGACGAAGGGTGGTTCGTTCTCGAGGTAAATCCGACGGCTGGCTTCAAGGGACTCTTTTCGGCCACGCACGTGAGCCCGGCACCCTACATCGCCAAACTCGCCATCGAACGGGCCGGCGGCGACGTCGACGACGAACGCGTCGAGGAACTCTCGGCGGTCCTCGACGATTCCCAGCCCGCGGCACAGCCGGTTCAAACGCCACAGAATGAACCCGAACCGAGCGTCATCGGCTACACCGAAGAAATCGTGCTCTCGGGGACCAGCGGCTCGACGTCCGTCTACGCCAAGTCCGATACCGGGGCGACCAGAACGAGCATCGATACGGCTCTCGCCGCGGAGATCGGAGCGGGGCCGATCAAGTCGATCACGCGGATTCGCTCCGGCAGTTCCAAGACGGCCAAAAGCCGACCCGTCGTCGACGTCGTCGTCGGCGTCGGGGGCAACCAACACACCGTCACGGCGAGCGTCGAGGATCGCAGTCACATGGACTATCCCGTCATCCTGGGTCGCGACATCCTCGGGAATTACCAGGTCGACGTGAGTCGTCGTGTCGACGGCGACACCCCCGATACGCCCGAAGAGGAGTGA
- a CDS encoding oligosaccharide flippase family protein translates to MSRQEHIVHGFKATLVARAVYMISSALLMFLLARYLLDPDGYGTLYWVIGILAVVQLVADLGIGKSVARYVSEYSEKDPGQIPHLLTSTITFKLVIISVVGYLLFVFHEHLAIALGDPSAAPFLAVGILYVVAMSFSTFTQIVFQGYNQLVYSAAVQAFSGFARLIFAVAFVLLGLGALGALLGYIVGYALSAVAGLLVLYYKFYRRHEPAEEYEEGLSRRLLEYSIPLTATRSANVIDKQIDTVLVGVFLTPTAVAFYTLGKQISDFVLAPAESLGFTISPNFGEQKASGQLEQARRIYETALSNTLLLYIPAAVGLAIVAEPFVTMTFGADYAGAVPVLQILSGFIVLQAITNLTSDSLDYLGRARHRAIAKGATSVANLGLNIVLIPTIGVVGAAAATVATHTVYVAVNLYIVHLELDLRLLRLGRSIGVVCLITGVMAVAVMLVTPMVSSVVMLFGAIALGASTWAILAVASGLVDPREVRAAIS, encoded by the coding sequence ATGAGTAGACAGGAGCACATCGTCCACGGATTCAAAGCAACGCTCGTCGCTCGAGCAGTCTACATGATCTCGAGCGCGCTGTTGATGTTCTTGCTGGCTCGGTATCTGCTCGACCCGGACGGCTACGGCACGTTGTACTGGGTCATCGGCATTCTCGCCGTGGTCCAGTTGGTCGCAGACCTCGGAATCGGCAAGTCGGTCGCGCGCTACGTCTCCGAGTACAGCGAGAAAGATCCCGGGCAGATTCCGCACTTGCTCACCTCGACGATCACGTTCAAACTCGTCATCATCTCGGTCGTGGGCTACCTGCTGTTCGTCTTTCACGAACACCTCGCGATCGCGTTGGGCGACCCTTCGGCCGCGCCGTTTCTCGCGGTCGGCATCCTCTACGTCGTCGCGATGTCGTTTTCCACCTTCACGCAAATCGTCTTTCAGGGGTACAACCAACTCGTCTACAGCGCCGCCGTGCAGGCGTTCAGCGGCTTCGCGCGGCTCATTTTCGCCGTCGCGTTCGTGCTGTTGGGACTCGGGGCGCTCGGGGCCTTACTCGGCTACATCGTCGGCTATGCACTCTCTGCCGTCGCCGGGCTCCTCGTGCTCTACTACAAGTTTTATCGTCGCCACGAACCGGCCGAAGAGTACGAGGAGGGACTCTCGAGGCGGTTGCTCGAATACAGTATTCCGCTGACGGCGACGCGAAGCGCGAACGTCATCGACAAACAGATCGACACGGTTCTCGTCGGGGTGTTTCTGACGCCGACGGCGGTCGCGTTCTACACGCTCGGCAAACAGATTTCGGACTTTGTGCTCGCGCCAGCGGAGTCGCTGGGCTTCACCATCTCTCCGAACTTCGGCGAGCAGAAGGCCTCGGGCCAACTCGAGCAGGCGCGTCGAATCTACGAGACGGCGCTGTCGAACACGCTGTTGTTGTACATTCCAGCAGCCGTCGGCCTCGCCATCGTCGCGGAGCCGTTCGTGACGATGACGTTCGGTGCCGACTACGCTGGTGCAGTACCGGTACTCCAGATTCTGTCGGGCTTCATCGTTTTGCAAGCGATCACGAACTTAACGAGCGACAGTCTGGACTATCTGGGACGTGCCAGACATCGGGCCATCGCGAAGGGAGCGACCTCCGTCGCGAATCTCGGACTCAACATCGTTCTCATTCCGACCATTGGCGTCGTCGGCGCGGCGGCCGCGACGGTCGCAACGCACACCGTCTACGTCGCCGTCAACCTCTACATCGTCCATCTGGAACTCGACCTCCGATTGCTCCGTCTGGGGCGGTCGATTGGGGTAGTCTGTCTCATCACCGGCGTCATGGCCGTCGCCGTGATGCTCGTCACGCCGATGGTCTCGAGCGTCGTGATGCTCTTTGGCGCTATCGCACTCGGCGCGTCCACGTGGGCAATCCTCGCCGTCGCGAGTGGGTTGGTCGATCCACGAGAGGTTCGTGCGGCGATTAGCTAA
- a CDS encoding GNAT family N-acetyltransferase yields MEIREATDDDIEAIRSIAQRSLKSTYTDFLEQDTVDDAVEQWYGDSFSDQIDDDHSLVLVIERDGDVIGFSQNDLIGQRYRTGRILWLHIDPDTRGSGTGVRLLVRTRELLLEEGAEQIQCLVLADNEGGNEFYTSHGFEQAGQREVDIGEETFTENVYVESEIGDEGWGAVDELEVDGEQIYVSYGEAARGAEAPFYRTYETEDREELYAWFCGNCDSIDNTMDTMGRIECNVCGNRRKATRWDASYL; encoded by the coding sequence ATGGAAATTCGTGAAGCGACCGACGACGACATCGAGGCCATCCGGTCGATCGCACAACGTTCGCTGAAATCGACGTACACGGACTTTCTCGAGCAAGATACCGTCGACGACGCAGTCGAGCAGTGGTACGGCGACTCCTTTAGCGACCAGATCGACGACGACCACTCGCTCGTGTTGGTCATCGAGCGCGACGGCGACGTGATCGGCTTCTCCCAGAACGATCTGATCGGTCAACGCTACCGAACCGGGCGAATCCTCTGGCTCCACATCGACCCCGACACTCGAGGGAGCGGAACGGGCGTCCGACTGCTCGTTCGCACGCGGGAACTCCTCCTCGAGGAGGGCGCAGAACAGATTCAGTGTCTCGTCCTCGCGGACAACGAGGGCGGCAACGAGTTCTACACGAGCCACGGGTTCGAGCAGGCCGGACAGCGCGAGGTCGACATCGGCGAGGAGACCTTCACGGAAAACGTCTACGTCGAGAGCGAGATCGGTGACGAGGGCTGGGGTGCCGTCGACGAACTCGAGGTCGACGGCGAGCAGATCTACGTCAGCTACGGCGAGGCCGCTCGCGGCGCGGAGGCACCGTTCTACCGGACCTACGAAACCGAGGACCGGGAGGAACTCTACGCCTGGTTCTGTGGCAACTGCGACTCGATCGATAACACGATGGACACCATGGGTCGCATCGAGTGTAACGTCTGTGGCAACCGTCGGAAAGCGACCCGGTGGGACGCGTCCTACCTCTAA
- a CDS encoding succinylglutamate desuccinylase/aspartoacylase family protein, with the protein MSDEQAGSTRDDSDPLAEAFTYDGGRIDPGETANIRYGISETYLGDPVRIPVTVINGEQPGPTVFLSAAAHGDELNGIEVVREVAHDWDHSELHGTLVCLPVMNVPGFLAQERYLPIYDRDLNRSFPGREGSTSARRMAHRIFTNFIEPCDLGIDFHTSTRGRTNMLHVRAKVDDRLVNRLARAFSSNVIIAGEGPSGTLRREATAAGVPTITVEMGKAHRFQRRLIDRALTGVASVLAEFGLHRESSVHWPGWRTVIDDENEKTWLRADAGGIVDMKHGRGAFVRAGEVICSITNPFKEEDDIVSVEAPFTGLIVGVLENPVVYPGNPLCHLVGLSEVTRTALERERTETSSRSELHSTGEDFDDDSAD; encoded by the coding sequence ATGAGCGACGAGCAGGCCGGGTCAACTCGGGACGACTCCGACCCCTTAGCCGAAGCGTTTACCTACGACGGCGGACGGATCGATCCCGGCGAGACGGCAAACATCCGCTACGGGATCAGCGAGACCTACCTCGGCGACCCGGTCAGAATTCCCGTCACGGTCATCAACGGCGAACAGCCCGGTCCGACGGTCTTCCTCTCGGCGGCGGCCCACGGCGACGAACTCAACGGAATCGAGGTCGTTCGGGAGGTCGCTCACGACTGGGACCACTCGGAGCTTCACGGTACGCTGGTCTGTCTCCCCGTGATGAACGTTCCTGGTTTCCTCGCACAGGAACGCTACCTGCCGATTTACGATCGCGATTTGAACCGCTCGTTTCCGGGCCGGGAGGGCTCGACCAGCGCCCGTCGAATGGCTCATCGTATCTTCACGAACTTCATCGAGCCGTGCGATCTCGGCATTGACTTCCACACGTCAACGCGCGGCCGGACGAACATGCTCCACGTCAGGGCGAAGGTCGACGACCGTCTGGTCAATCGCCTCGCGAGGGCGTTTAGCTCCAACGTGATCATCGCCGGCGAAGGTCCCTCGGGTACGCTCAGGCGCGAGGCCACCGCGGCCGGCGTGCCGACGATCACCGTCGAGATGGGCAAAGCCCACCGCTTCCAGCGTCGACTCATCGACCGCGCACTCACCGGCGTCGCGAGCGTCCTCGCCGAGTTCGGCCTCCACAGAGAATCGTCGGTGCACTGGCCCGGGTGGCGAACCGTCATCGACGACGAGAACGAGAAGACGTGGCTCCGCGCGGACGCCGGCGGCATCGTCGACATGAAACACGGCCGCGGCGCGTTCGTTCGAGCGGGAGAGGTTATCTGTTCGATCACCAACCCGTTCAAAGAAGAAGACGACATCGTCTCCGTCGAAGCTCCATTCACCGGCCTCATCGTCGGCGTTCTCGAGAACCCGGTCGTCTATCCGGGTAATCCGCTGTGTCACCTCGTCGGCCTCTCGGAGGTCACTCGAACTGCACTCGAGCGCGAGCGAACGGAGACGAGTTCCCGATCGGAACTCCACTCGACCGGCGAGGACTTCGACGACGATTCCGCCGACTAA
- the sdhC gene encoding succinate dehydrogenase, cytochrome b556 subunit translates to MSQSYNRGLIEDFGRWKEFSAGMWAWIFHKFTGWMLIGYLFTHIAVLSSALTSPEAYTNTIQGLESLFIIRVLEVGLLAVAVFHILNGLRLLMVDLGVGLDAQDKSFYASLVLTAIITIASVPTFMDGVTI, encoded by the coding sequence ATGAGTCAGTCTTACAATCGCGGTCTCATCGAGGACTTCGGTCGCTGGAAGGAGTTCTCAGCCGGCATGTGGGCGTGGATCTTCCACAAGTTCACCGGGTGGATGCTGATCGGCTACCTGTTCACCCACATCGCCGTGTTGAGTAGTGCGTTAACCAGTCCTGAGGCGTATACGAACACCATTCAGGGCCTCGAGTCGCTGTTCATCATCCGCGTCCTCGAGGTCGGCCTGCTCGCCGTCGCGGTGTTCCACATCCTGAACGGGCTTCGCCTGCTGATGGTCGACCTCGGTGTCGGTCTCGACGCACAGGACAAGAGTTTCTACGCCTCGCTGGTGTTGACGGCGATCATTACCATCGCGAGCGTTCCAACCTTCATGGACGGGGTGACGATCTGA
- a CDS encoding succinate dehydrogenase codes for MAERYSSFAPGGTAWLLQRVTAAFLVIVLAFHFFLLHFVNHAADVTFAGTQARMENVGYFLTMVLFLIAGTFHGVNGVYNALVNQGLAGTQKKVVLAVLVIASVALIAQGTYVAVEMAGW; via the coding sequence ATGGCGGAACGGTACTCCTCGTTCGCCCCTGGTGGGACTGCGTGGCTCCTCCAGCGCGTTACGGCGGCATTCTTAGTCATCGTTCTCGCGTTTCACTTCTTCCTCTTGCACTTCGTAAACCACGCGGCGGACGTGACGTTCGCAGGAACGCAAGCGCGTATGGAGAACGTGGGCTACTTCCTGACGATGGTCCTGTTCCTCATCGCCGGGACCTTCCACGGCGTCAACGGCGTCTACAACGCCCTGGTCAACCAAGGACTCGCCGGAACCCAGAAGAAAGTCGTCCTCGCAGTGCTTGTCATTGCGAGTGTGGCACTCATCGCACAGGGAACCTACGTTGCAGTCGAGATGGCGGGGTGGTAA
- a CDS encoding succinate dehydrogenase/fumarate reductase iron-sulfur subunit, with amino-acid sequence MSTQQPEQPESQEAPKDPEMRGAESAVDEKEKEDGEIDQTTADKSELEGETVLIKVFRYDPEVEGKQEPRFDDFHVPFEKGMTVLDAVMYARDHYDSSLTFRHSCRQAVCGSDAFFVNGKQRLGCKTQMADLEHPVRIEPLPHQEVVKDLVVDMDHFYDQMHTVEPYFQNEETPDSSDLEEQRQTRENREKVKMSTRCIWCGACASSCNIAAGDNEYLGPAAINKAYRFAMDNREPEDVKEHRLRIIEQEHGVWRCQTQFSCTEVCPKDIPLTEHIQELKREAVKKNLKFW; translated from the coding sequence ATGAGTACGCAACAACCCGAACAACCCGAGAGTCAAGAAGCACCGAAAGACCCCGAAATGCGGGGGGCCGAATCGGCGGTCGACGAGAAGGAAAAAGAAGACGGCGAGATCGACCAGACGACGGCTGACAAGTCGGAACTCGAGGGCGAGACCGTCCTCATCAAAGTGTTCCGATACGATCCCGAAGTCGAAGGCAAGCAGGAGCCGCGCTTCGACGACTTCCACGTCCCCTTCGAGAAGGGGATGACCGTCCTCGACGCGGTCATGTACGCCCGAGACCACTACGACTCCTCGCTGACCTTCCGACACTCCTGTCGACAGGCCGTCTGTGGGTCGGACGCGTTCTTCGTCAACGGCAAGCAACGACTGGGCTGTAAGACCCAGATGGCCGACCTTGAGCACCCGGTTCGGATCGAGCCGCTGCCCCACCAGGAGGTCGTCAAGGACCTGGTCGTCGACATGGATCACTTCTACGACCAGATGCACACCGTCGAGCCGTACTTCCAAAACGAGGAGACGCCGGACTCGAGCGACCTCGAAGAACAGCGCCAGACGCGGGAGAACCGCGAGAAGGTCAAGATGTCCACCCGGTGTATCTGGTGTGGTGCGTGTGCGTCCTCGTGTAACATCGCAGCCGGGGACAACGAGTACCTCGGCCCGGCCGCGATCAACAAGGCCTACCGGTTCGCGATGGACAACCGCGAACCCGAGGATGTCAAGGAACACCGACTCCGGATCATCGAGCAAGAACACGGCGTCTGGCGCTGTCAGACGCAGTTCTCCTGTACGGAAGTGTGTCCGAAAGATATCCCGCTCACCGAGCACATTCAGGAGCTCAAGCGGGAAGCAGTCAAGAAAAACCTGAAATTCTGGTAA
- a CDS encoding FAD-binding protein, whose product MYEHDVIVVGAGGAGLRAAVAADEAGADVALVSKLHPVRSHTGAAEGGINAALQEGDDWELHAYDTMKGSDYLGDAPAVETLAQDAPEDTIKLEHWGMPFSREEDGRVSQRPFGGLSYPRTTYAGAETGHHLLHVMYEQVVKRGIQVYDEWYVMDLAVSDEDDPNERDCHGIVAYDVQTGNIEGFKANDGVVLATGGPGQAFDHTTNAVSCTGDGHAMAYRAGAPLEDMEFIQFHPTSLPSTGVLISEGVRGEGGILYNNDGERFMFEHGYANNSGELASRDVVARAELTEVQEGRGVEDEYVHLDMRHLGEERILDRLENILHLAEDFEGVDGLIEPMPVKPGQHYAMGGIEVDENGQTCIDGLYAAGECACVSVHGGNRLGGNALPELIVFGKRAGYHAAGKDLGEPEIRTGYGDDVEDETDTELPVQPGAAGLGTTDDVAADGGERTDGSRSSSEARSDGGVVADADGVLEQTVEDARGHVDSLMDKDTGVQHAEIRQKLQNAMTDYVNVFRTEEGVKKALTLIRECREEYQDVYVDDPSTTFNTDLQQTIETRNLIDVAETIALGALVRNEFRGAHWRQENQTRDDENWLKHTLISWEDGEPNIFYRPVILEGEEKTYEPKVRSY is encoded by the coding sequence ATGTACGAACACGACGTTATCGTGGTCGGCGCAGGCGGTGCCGGCCTCCGTGCTGCGGTCGCAGCGGACGAGGCGGGTGCGGACGTCGCACTGGTCTCGAAACTCCACCCGGTTCGCAGCCATACGGGTGCAGCGGAAGGGGGGATCAACGCCGCTCTGCAGGAAGGCGACGACTGGGAACTCCACGCCTACGACACGATGAAGGGCTCGGACTACCTCGGCGACGCGCCGGCAGTCGAGACCCTCGCACAGGACGCCCCAGAAGACACGATCAAACTCGAGCACTGGGGCATGCCGTTTTCACGTGAAGAGGACGGGCGCGTCTCCCAGCGTCCCTTCGGTGGGCTTTCGTACCCGCGGACGACCTACGCGGGTGCCGAAACCGGCCACCACCTCCTGCACGTTATGTACGAGCAGGTCGTCAAACGCGGCATTCAGGTCTACGACGAGTGGTACGTCATGGACCTCGCCGTCAGCGACGAAGACGATCCGAACGAACGCGACTGCCACGGCATCGTCGCCTACGACGTGCAGACGGGCAACATTGAGGGCTTCAAGGCGAACGACGGTGTCGTCCTCGCAACCGGCGGTCCCGGACAGGCCTTCGATCACACCACCAACGCGGTCTCCTGTACCGGCGACGGTCACGCGATGGCCTACCGTGCGGGCGCGCCACTCGAGGACATGGAGTTCATCCAGTTCCACCCGACCTCGCTGCCATCGACCGGCGTCCTCATCAGCGAGGGTGTCCGTGGCGAAGGTGGCATCCTCTACAATAACGACGGCGAGCGATTCATGTTCGAGCACGGATACGCGAACAACTCCGGCGAACTCGCTTCCCGTGACGTCGTCGCGCGTGCGGAACTCACCGAAGTGCAGGAGGGCCGCGGCGTCGAGGACGAGTACGTCCACCTCGACATGCGCCACCTCGGCGAAGAGCGTATTCTCGACCGCCTCGAGAACATCCTGCACCTGGCAGAGGACTTCGAAGGCGTCGACGGCCTCATCGAGCCGATGCCAGTCAAGCCCGGCCAACACTACGCGATGGGCGGCATCGAGGTCGACGAGAACGGCCAGACCTGTATCGACGGCCTCTACGCAGCGGGGGAATGTGCCTGCGTCTCCGTCCACGGCGGGAACCGACTCGGTGGCAATGCGCTGCCGGAACTCATCGTCTTCGGCAAGCGCGCGGGCTACCACGCTGCTGGCAAGGATCTCGGCGAACCGGAGATCCGGACCGGTTACGGCGACGACGTCGAAGACGAGACCGACACCGAACTCCCAGTCCAGCCCGGTGCTGCCGGCCTCGGGACCACGGACGACGTCGCTGCCGACGGCGGTGAGCGAACCGACGGTTCGCGATCCTCGTCGGAGGCCCGCTCCGACGGTGGCGTCGTGGCGGACGCAGACGGCGTCCTCGAGCAGACGGTCGAAGACGCTCGAGGACACGTCGACTCGCTGATGGACAAGGATACGGGCGTCCAACACGCCGAAATCCGCCAGAAGCTCCAAAACGCGATGACCGACTACGTCAACGTTTTCCGAACCGAGGAGGGCGTCAAGAAAGCGCTCACACTCATTCGGGAGTGTCGCGAAGAGTACCAGGACGTCTACGTCGATGATCCGTCCACGACGTTCAATACCGACCTCCAGCAGACCATCGAGACGCGAAACCTGATCGACGTCGCCGAAACGATCGCACTCGGCGCACTCGTTCGAAACGAGTTCCGCGGTGCACACTGGCGACAGGAGAACCAGACGCGTGACGACGAAAACTGGCTCAAACACACGCTCATCTCCTGGGAGGATGGCGAACCGAACATCTTCTATCGCCCGGTGATCCTCGAGGGCGAGGAGAAGACCTACGAGCCGAAAGTGCGTAGCTACTAA
- a CDS encoding 5'-deoxyadenosine deaminase, whose product MLLSGTVIVDADTVLHDGAIVVEDDRIVAVDDRTTCLESYPEHEHHALDLVAPGTVGAHVHSVQSLGRGIADDTALLEWLFEYVLPMEASLSAEEMRAAAELGYLEMIESGTTTCVDHLSVSHAGEAFEAARELGIRGRLGKVMMDKDSPPGLLEETDEALAESERLIRRYHGVEDGRIRYALTPRFAVSCTETCLRETRELADAYDGVTIHTHASENRDEVATVEDETGKRNIHWLDEVGLTGEDVVLAHCVWTDDSEREVLAETGTHVTYCPSSNMKLASGVAPVDDYLERGINVALGNDGPPCNNTLDPFTEMRQASLLQKVDRLEPQALPAKTVFEMATINGAKAAGFERVGALREGWKADIIGLETDVTRGTPIHDVHSHLVFAARGDDVQFTMVDGDVLVRDGDVLVADAESIRERAREFAADLDIDP is encoded by the coding sequence ATGTTGTTGTCGGGAACGGTTATCGTCGACGCTGACACCGTACTCCACGACGGCGCGATCGTCGTCGAGGACGACAGAATCGTCGCCGTCGACGATCGAACGACCTGTCTCGAGTCTTATCCCGAGCACGAACACCACGCACTCGACCTCGTCGCGCCGGGAACGGTGGGCGCGCACGTCCACTCCGTCCAGAGTCTCGGTCGCGGGATTGCCGACGACACCGCGTTGCTCGAGTGGCTCTTCGAGTACGTCTTGCCGATGGAGGCGTCGCTCTCGGCCGAGGAGATGCGCGCCGCGGCGGAACTGGGCTACCTCGAGATGATCGAGAGCGGCACGACGACGTGCGTCGACCACCTGTCGGTCTCTCACGCCGGGGAGGCCTTCGAGGCGGCCCGTGAACTCGGCATCCGCGGGCGACTCGGGAAGGTGATGATGGACAAGGATTCGCCGCCGGGCTTGCTCGAGGAGACCGACGAGGCGCTCGCGGAGAGCGAACGGCTCATCCGCCGCTATCACGGCGTCGAGGACGGCCGAATTCGATACGCGCTGACGCCGCGATTCGCCGTTAGCTGTACCGAGACGTGCCTTCGAGAGACGAGAGAACTTGCAGACGCCTACGACGGCGTGACGATTCACACCCACGCGAGCGAGAACCGCGACGAGGTCGCGACGGTCGAGGACGAAACGGGCAAACGAAACATCCACTGGCTCGACGAGGTCGGGTTGACCGGGGAGGACGTCGTTTTGGCACACTGCGTCTGGACCGACGACAGCGAGCGCGAGGTGCTCGCCGAGACGGGGACGCACGTGACTTACTGTCCGTCGTCGAACATGAAGCTCGCGAGCGGCGTCGCACCCGTCGACGACTACCTCGAGCGCGGAATCAACGTCGCGCTGGGTAACGACGGCCCGCCGTGTAACAACACGCTCGATCCGTTCACGGAGATGCGCCAGGCCTCGCTCCTCCAGAAGGTTGACCGTCTCGAGCCTCAGGCCCTTCCCGCGAAGACGGTGTTCGAGATGGCGACGATAAACGGCGCGAAGGCGGCCGGCTTCGAGCGCGTCGGTGCGCTTCGCGAAGGGTGGAAGGCAGACATCATCGGCCTCGAGACCGACGTGACGCGCGGAACGCCGATTCACGACGTACATTCCCACCTCGTCTTCGCGGCTCGCGGCGATGACGTGCAGTTTACGATGGTCGACGGTGACGTGCTCGTGCGAGACGGCGACGTGTTGGTCGCAGACGCCGAATCGATCCGCGAGCGGGCCCGCGAGTTCGCAGCCGATCTCGACATCGACCCTTGA
- a CDS encoding XapX domain-containing protein, with product MNYELVLVGLLTGAITGAFFALVDVPIPAPPELPGLMGIVGIYLGYKLVEATDVSTDIAGWLGL from the coding sequence ATGAATTACGAACTCGTCTTGGTAGGTCTCCTTACAGGAGCGATCACCGGTGCGTTTTTCGCCCTCGTCGATGTGCCGATCCCTGCACCACCAGAATTGCCCGGATTGATGGGTATCGTTGGGATCTATCTCGGGTACAAACTCGTCGAGGCCACGGACGTGAGCACGGATATCGCTGGCTGGCTTGGACTCTAA
- a CDS encoding MarR family transcriptional regulator translates to MQRHDKSRHSVAVPDDLESPRAKLIYLYIGAVGGTTTEALCADLELKKGTALSIIGTLRNRGHLERTESGYQLT, encoded by the coding sequence ATGCAACGACACGACAAATCCCGACACAGCGTCGCGGTGCCCGACGACCTCGAGTCACCTCGAGCGAAACTGATCTATCTGTACATCGGTGCTGTCGGTGGGACGACGACCGAAGCGCTCTGTGCGGATCTCGAACTCAAGAAAGGAACGGCGCTCTCGATTATCGGCACCCTTCGAAACCGAGGTCACCTCGAGCGGACGGAATCCGGATACCAACTCACCTAA